Genomic window (Synechococcus sp. LA31):
AAGGCTGCCATTGATCCATGGCCCGACGCAGCCGAGCCGTGGTCTCGCGGCATGTCTTGAGCCCCTGAAACAGTCTTGGGCTGCGGCCGAGCAACTCATGCAGTTGATAACCGGTCTGATCGAGCAGCGATTGGTTGGCAAACAAGATCAGGGGTCCAGGTGCGTCCAACGGCTCCGCCAAGGTCACCAACACAGCATCTTGTGCCGTATCCAAGACGGCCTCCAACAAACGCCGATAGGTGTCTTCGGGGCTGCCGGAGTCGAGATCATCAAAGCGCTGGGCCCGGCGGCGCAGAATCCCGATCCCAAACCCGCAGTCGGTGCGGAACAGGCGCACCCGTGTGGCCAGCTCCACAGGCGTGGGCTGGGCCAGGGCCACCACGTGATCACGCGGACCCACGTGCAGCCGATCTCGCTCCTGAATGATGAGCTCTGAGAGGGCTGGCCAGCATTGCTTCAAAGGCTGTGAAAGCCACGTTTCTGTGTGGCGACCCAAGCGGTGGGTCGCCGTGCGATCCACATGGCTGATGACCCCATCAGGACCACAGAGCAGGAGTCCGTCGCCAGGTTCCAGCAGGAAATAGGGACGCACAGAACAACCAAAACGTGCTGGACCCTAGACAGACCCGCTGCACTGGTGAAAGCCTTGCAACACGCTGTCGCAGCGCCGCAGCGTTGGTCAAAAAAAACAGCCCCTGAGGAGCTGTGTGAGGAGGCTTCGCCCGAAGCAAAGCGCTAGAGGTGGAGCAAGGCCATGGGGATCAATACTCAACGAGCCTGCACGTTGCCCGTGACATCGGCCATCGGCTTCGCTGTGCTGCCCCAGGGGCCTGGTGGCAGCAGCGGCGGTGCTCCAAGCGAGGGCTGTGCAGCCGCACCGGCCGCGAAGGAACGGTTCGTCCACTCCACGAGCAGCGGGGCCAACACACCGCCGTCAGGCGCTTGCCCCGCCCGCAGGTTGAAGTGATCCCCTCCCTGCACCAGCACTAACTGATTGCCTTTGGGCGTCGCCGCACCAAAGGGCACCACCGCTTCAGGATCCGGCGGCACCACCCAGTCGCGGGTGCCGCTCACCAGCAACACCCGCGCGGAGAGCTGCTGAGCGGCACCCCGCGGAAACAGAAGCGACACCGGTGGACTAACGGCCGCCACCGCAATCACGCGCGGATCGTCGATCGCGGCCTGGTCAACCCCACTGATCCAGCTGCATTGCAGCGTCCAGCTGAGATTGCGATCGGGATCCTGGATGTCATCACAGCGAGCTTTGAGCGAGGCAGTTTCCGGCTTCATCCCGGCCAACTGCAGCGCGGTGGTGGCGCCCCAGGAATGGCCAATCACCACCACACGCTCGGCATCAACGCCCATCACCCCCGGCAGTGAGCCAGTGGCCACGGCATCGTTGATGGCGCTCACATCCCTCGCCCTTAGACCGAGTTCTGAGGGAGAGGGAGGCGATGCCTTGCCCGTCAACACCATGTGTTGCTGTTCGTTGTCGCTGCCTGGGTGGCGCGGCAACACCACGGTGTAGCCCTGCGCCGCCAACTGCTCCCCCCACCCCTCGAAATTGGCAGGGCTGTCCCACAGGCCGTGCGAGATCACCACAAGGCGACCATTGGCCTGGCCCTGGGGCTGAATCACCACAAGTTCCAGCGGCTCGGGCCTGTGAGGAACGACCAGGCTCTGACGGCTCAACCGCACGCTGGCTGGGGACGCAGCGGTAACAGGGGAAGAAGCGGGCGTTGCAGCGGCCATGAGCTGATCAGCCCGGCGCCGTTGGCGCAACATGCGCGCAAGCACCATCTGCGCCTGGCTCAGATTGAGGCGCACTCGCTCACCGGGGATGGCCTGCATCAGCTGCAACAAGGTGGGCTGTCCGTCTGGCGATGCGGCGGCAGCCTTGTCGAGCGCTTCTTTGAGCCTCTCTCCGCTCAAATCTGCGCTCTGCCCCTCCACCGTGCCAAACGACGACACCAGCAGCAGCGTCTGTTGCAACAAGGGCGTACCCACAGCGCTGTCGGTGAGTTGGCGGAAACTCACCGGCACCGGCTGGTTCAGCAAGTTGAGCAGCTTTCGGCCTAGCTCACCATCACTGGCGCGATCCAGCTCTGCCAAATCGCTTGTGCCTCGCAACAGCGCTTCAGGGCTGCTCAGCTCGCTGAGATTCACCTTGAGGGTGTTCTGCAGAAGAGGCAGCTCAACAATCACCTCTTCGATCGCGATGGCTGCAGTGGTCTGCGACAGCAATGCAGCGAGCGCTAAAGCAGACCCAATCCTGGTGCGCATCTGCCGTCGGCAACAAGCGGCAGAAGGTTAGGCGTGTTCCACAGCATCGATCCGGTAGTACTCCCGCTCATCGGAGCAGCAGAGATCGGCGTAGTAGCGCTCGAGCACGGCGTAGGCCTCGTCGTAGGTAGCGAAGGCCTGGCCAGCGATGGCGTCGGTGACGCCGTCATCGCGGCGGATCACAAAGCGATCAGTCATGGCGCTCAGGCGGAGACCGTTGTGGCCCATGGGGCGATGGCAGCAGGAAGCTGCTCAAGCGCAAGGCCTTCGCCGCGAGATCTGAGCAAAGCCTGCAACCCAATGCTGCGGCGATCTGGGTGCAACTGAAAAGACGGGACTAACCAGAACGACCACTGAACGGGATCGAGCGGATCCTCGCCCTGCTCCCCAGCTTGGAGCAGGCCAAACAGCAGGGCTTCTGATCGGCACTCGGCCATTCGAAACGTGGTGGGTTCGTCCTGATCGAAGCGGGCGGAACTGAGCAGTAGCGGCTGCGCAAGGCCCGGCAGGCAGAGTTCGCTCACGTGGCCGCGATCGGGTGCTGCATGCCCAGCCGGATCGAGATCCAGCACATTCAGAACCTGCCACATCCAGCAGCACTGGAGCAGGCGCGGCTCCAGCAGGTCTGGATGACTCCAGCGCAAAAAAGCATCCACCCCTGCAGTGTGGCAGCGCTCAGCGCAACAACAGCCAAACCACCAACGCCACCAGTGGCACCAGCAGGATCAAAGCTGCAGCGGCAAGCCCAAGAAGTAGGCGCCTTGTGGTCTGCGGCCAGCCAAGCAGACCAATCCAGATCGGCGTTAGCAGCCACAGCGGCGGCAGCAGCAATGAAACGGCCAACAGCAGCAGCAACGTTCGGCGCCGGTGAGCCCGGCGTAAGGCGAGTGCCTGCAGCTGGTCGCGCTCGTCATCACTGAGCCAGCGCCCGTGGATTCGTGCGAGCTCCAGCTCATCGTGGAGCTGGCTCTGCTGGCGAGCATCAGGTGAGGCCAGCTCGCGCGCGGCATCGACAACCCCCGCACCCGCTTCTCGAAGCAACCAGGCCGCATTCAGCACGCCACGGCGTACACCATCGCGCAGCGGAACCATGGATCACGCGAACAGAGGGCAATCAACGATGGCTGCTGACAGCCACAGCTGGCGACATCAAAAAAAGCCCCGGTGTAACCCAGGGCTGAGATGCCATCGAGGCAGGGTTCACCAGAGTCCGCGCACCGGTGCGGAGGCAGGGGCAGCGGTCTGAGTCACCTGGGTGTAAGCCGCGATGCAAGCAGGAGTGTTCACGTACCAGCTGAGCAGCGAGGTCTTGCGCTCCATGTTGCTGGCATCCACGTTGCAGACGTTCATCGCACCCTGCAGGCGCTCATCAACGGGCAACTGGTTCATCATGCCGAATCCGGAGAGCTGACCATCCACGGAATCGAGAATGATGGCGCTGCGCACAGCCTGCAGTGCGAACTGCTGGCTGTAGTAAGGGGTGTAGTTGTTCTGGCCGATGCTGTCCTGGAGGAACTGAACGCCCTTGTCGCTGTAGAGGAAGTCGGCAACGGCTACCACATCCACGGAGTAGTTCTTGGAGAGGCCGGCCTCCAGCTCATCGTTGGTGTAGCCAGAGCGGGCGATTAGGCCACCCGGTACGGGCGTGTCATTGGTGCCGCTCAGGGGATTGAGAACGTCGGAGCGGGGGCCGATGCAGTTGACGCATACGGTGCGTGCGGTGAGGGGGATGGCCTGCGCTGCACCGGCAAACACAACGCCAGCGCCGGCGGCGGCCGCAAGAAGCTTGAGCATGGGGACAAAAGAGGGCTCGTTTTTCTTCTAGCGAGAAATTATTGCTTTGGCAGCAAGACCAATGCATCCCGTAAAAATGCATCCCGTAAACGAGGGCAAACAAGACAAGTCGATCGCCCTCAAGCCGCACACCGCAAGGTGCGCACGCACACCGACGCGTTGCGAGAGCCAATGCTGGAGTGATGGGAGCTTGCGGGACAGTTCATGATTCCAGCTACTTTTCTGATCCTGGTGAAGACTCTGCCCAGGATTGCGCTGGTAGCCCTGCTCTTCGCCGCCCTCGCCGTGGGAACGGAATCGATGCTGGTTTCACCTCAGCACTGAACCAGCGGCAGATCCAGCCCCACTTCTGTGAAGAGTTCCGAAGCCAGAAGCGCAACGCCGCGCAACAGCCGGGAAACCGCTCGTGCGCGCTTAAGGTTTTCTACAGGTTGAAACGAACTCGATGAACGAAAACAACCCTGTGCTCCATGCCATGCGTCAGGAGCTTCAGGAGCTCACGGGCCGCTACCGCCGCCACCCCAGCGACTTCAATCGTTACCAGCTCGTACGCCACGAACAGCGCCTGGCCCAGTGGGTACCCTCGGAGCTACTCAGCGCCTAAGGATCAAATGAGAGCCTTGCCTGTTCATCTGGAAGCCGGAGCTGATCTGCGCGCCAGCCTTGAACAGATTGCCAGGCATGAGCAGGCCTCGGGTTTTGTGTTGAGCGTGGTGGGCAACATGCGTCAGGCGTGCTTCGCATGCCCCGGTCAGGGCGCTCCCACCGTGCTGCAGGGGGAGCTGGAAATCATCACTCTCCAGGGCACGCTCTCTCCAGAGGGCGTTCACCTGCACCTGAGCTTTTCGGATCCAACCTGCCAAATGTGGGGTGGCCACCTCGAACACGGCAGTGAGGTGCTCAAAGGCGCCGACCTCCTCATCGGTTGGATCCAGGAATCGCCCCTGAATCCAGTCACCTCCGCCCACGCCAACAGTCCCCACATTCAGGTAGCCCTGGCCGAGGGCTGTGCCTGGTCACGTCGCACCGAGCGCTTGTTGAACGGCCAAGGCCTCGCCTACGAGGTGATCCCCGCCGGCTCCGGTTCCCTTCCTCAGATCAGCATCGATGGCCGCCTAATCGGTGGTTACAGCGAGCTCGAAGCGCTGCATACCAGCGGGGCACTCAATGCTCTGATCCATGGCTGAAGCTCGCCTGGACACCCTCGCCGGCTGTGAGCTGGTGATCGGCGCTTATCCACGGTT
Coding sequences:
- a CDS encoding alpha/beta fold hydrolase, translating into MRTRIGSALALAALLSQTTAAIAIEEVIVELPLLQNTLKVNLSELSSPEALLRGTSDLAELDRASDGELGRKLLNLLNQPVPVSFRQLTDSAVGTPLLQQTLLLVSSFGTVEGQSADLSGERLKEALDKAAAASPDGQPTLLQLMQAIPGERVRLNLSQAQMVLARMLRQRRRADQLMAAATPASSPVTAASPASVRLSRQSLVVPHRPEPLELVVIQPQGQANGRLVVISHGLWDSPANFEGWGEQLAAQGYTVVLPRHPGSDNEQQHMVLTGKASPPSPSELGLRARDVSAINDAVATGSLPGVMGVDAERVVVIGHSWGATTALQLAGMKPETASLKARCDDIQDPDRNLSWTLQCSWISGVDQAAIDDPRVIAVAAVSPPVSLLFPRGAAQQLSARVLLVSGTRDWVVPPDPEAVVPFGAATPKGNQLVLVQGGDHFNLRAGQAPDGGVLAPLLVEWTNRSFAAGAAAQPSLGAPPLLPPGPWGSTAKPMADVTGNVQAR
- a CDS encoding alpha/beta hydrolase — translated: MLKLLAAAAGAGVVFAGAAQAIPLTARTVCVNCIGPRSDVLNPLSGTNDTPVPGGLIARSGYTNDELEAGLSKNYSVDVVAVADFLYSDKGVQFLQDSIGQNNYTPYYSQQFALQAVRSAIILDSVDGQLSGFGMMNQLPVDERLQGAMNVCNVDASNMERKTSLLSWYVNTPACIAAYTQVTQTAAPASAPVRGLW
- a CDS encoding PAS domain-containing protein; its protein translation is MGPRDHVVALAQPTPVELATRVRLFRTDCGFGIGILRRRAQRFDDLDSGSPEDTYRRLLEAVLDTAQDAVLVTLAEPLDAPGPLILFANQSLLDQTGYQLHELLGRSPRLFQGLKTCRETTARLRRAMDQWQPSRMQVLNYRRDGQTCWIDLKVAPMADTNGWYTHWVSVQRDVSDRVAHEQRLASEALSLAERLNAGVPMG
- a CDS encoding PCC domain-containing protein; the protein is MRALPVHLEAGADLRASLEQIARHEQASGFVLSVVGNMRQACFACPGQGAPTVLQGELEIITLQGTLSPEGVHLHLSFSDPTCQMWGGHLEHGSEVLKGADLLIGWIQESPLNPVTSAHANSPHIQVALAEGCAWSRRTERLLNGQGLAYEVIPAGSGSLPQISIDGRLIGGYSELEALHTSGALNALIHG